A single genomic interval of Camelina sativa cultivar DH55 chromosome 11, Cs, whole genome shotgun sequence harbors:
- the LOC104720797 gene encoding transcription factor RF2a-like, producing MGDTEKCSNTTDHMIHRLHSSLGTSSSSIPKHASSPIHQQQLDLNPNFLRSSTTTTPQFSNCAKRIGVPPSHPNLIPPPTSPFSQIPTSRQQPSSLHSHSRSLSQPNSFFSFDSLPPLSPSPFRDSLSSAAQLPDHDVSMEDPDSAAFSSPFTRCNNSTSSVRPGESLPPRKSHRRSSSDIPTGFNNSLPPRPLERSFSGGECADWSKSAPFVKKESSCEREGVGDREAMDDLFSAYMNLENIDVLNSSEAEDSKNGGGTNNNENRDDMESSRASGNKTNNGSSDTEGESSSVNESANTGVKRRAAGGDIAPTTRHYRSVSVDSCFMDKFSFGEESLKPPLSPGTISRKVSPTNSVDGNSGAAAAAFSIEFKNGEFTAAELKKIMANDKLAEMAMSDPKRVKRILANRQSAARSKERKMRYIVELEHKVQTLQTEATTLSAQLTLLQRDMIGLTNQNNELKFRLQAMEQQARLRDALNEALNGEVQRLKLAIGETSHNESERSKMQSLNAEMFQQLNISQLRQQPQQSQQNQNGTMALATKPESNE from the exons ATGGGTGATACAGAGAAGTGTAGTAACACAACTGATCATATGATCCACAGACTTCACTCTTCTCTCggtacctcttcttcttccattcccAAACATGCTTCCTCCCCAATCCATCAGCAGCAGCTCgatttaaaccctaatttcctccgctcttctactactactactcctCAATTCTCCAACTGTGCCAAACGAATCGGTGTTCCTCCCTCTCACCCTAACTTAATCCCACCACCgacttctcctttttctcagaTCCCTACCTCCCGACAACAACCCTCTTCTCTCCATTCTCATTCACGTTCACTGTCTCAGCCCAACTCGTTCTTCTCCTTCGACTCTTTGCCTCCTTTAAGCCCTTCTCCCTTCCGCGATTCTCTCTCCTCCGCCGCTCAACTACCAGATCACGATGTCTCCATGGAGGATCCAGATTCCGCCGCCTTTTCTTCGCCCTTCACCAGGTGTAATAACTCCACCTCTTCCGTAAGACCCGGTGAGAGTCTACCTCCCAGGAAGTCTCATAGACGCTCCAGCAGTGATATTCCCACCGGCTTTAATAATTCGCTGCCTCCAAGACCCTTGGAGAGGTCTTTCTCTGGTGGGGAATGTGCTGATTGGTCAAAGTCTGCTCCTTTCGTCAAGAAGGAGTCCAGCTGCGAAAGGGAAGGCGTTGGAGACAGAGAAGCCATGGATGATCTCTTCTCTGCGTATATGAATCTTGAAAACATTGATGTATTGAACTCCTCCGAAGCTGAGGATAGCAAGAACGGAGGAGGtactaataataatgagaatcgGGATGATATGGAGAGCAGCAGGGCAAGCGGGAACAAGACTAATAATGGTAGTAGTGATACGGAAGGAGAGAGCAGCAGTGTGAATGAGAGTGCTAATACAGGAGTCAAGAGAAGAGCCGCTGGAGGAGATATTGCTCCTACCACCAGACATTACAGGAGTGTTTCTGTCGACAGCTGTTTCATGGACAAGTTTTCTTTTGGTGAGGAATCGCTCAAGCCGCCTCTTTCTCCCGGTACTATCTCGAGGAAAGTTTCCCCTACTAACTCGGTTGATGGGAATTCgggtgctgctgctgctgctttcaGCATTGAGTTTAAAAACGGTGAGTTTACTGCTGCGGAATTGAAGAAGATCATGGCTAATGATAAACTAGCTGAGATGGCTATGTCTGATCCTAAGCGTGTCAAAAG AATCTTGGCAAACCGTCAGTCAGCAGCACGATcaaaggagaggaagatgcgGTACATTGTTGAATTGGAACACAAAGTGCAGACTCTTCAGACCGAGGCTACTACATTGTCTGCTCAGCTCACGCTTTTGCAG AGAGATATGATTGGGCTGACAAATCAGAACAATGAGCTCAAGTTCCGTCTTCAAGCAATGGAGCAACAAGCACGTCTTCGTGATG CTCTGAACGAAGCACTGAATGGGGAAGTCCAGCGACTGAAACTGGCAATCGGTGAGACCAGCCACAACGAATCTGAGAGATCAAAGATGCAATCACTCAACGCTGAGATGTTCCAGCAACTCAACATCAGCCAGTTAAGACAGCAGCCACAACAGTCTCAGCAGAACCAGAATGGAACCATGGCGTTGGCAACAAAACCTGAATCTAATGAATAG
- the LOC104727473 gene encoding tRNA-dihydrouridine(47) synthase [NAD(P)(+)]-like — MSDAVAELAAGSSIGGDAKPDSSESTTKQFSVYEATSEELIERSMAPIKKEFLCPPPSRSLKQNDVAEFKAPQSGLVQEKKSKRQLKRERREQSTINLCPQVARTEDVNSCQYKDNCRFNHDIEAFKAQKPDDIEGQCPFVASEMKCAYGLSCRFLGTHRDIAGNSDGKEKTEMNFFNKETQRLLWKNKMTFINADAKLKSLGLLGHAKKSNAAEETNAEKTQNGANVTQATEVAVNSVVSSEPTSEMIEDVDIPGPLETEEVRPMKKAKSEDEEKVKPGDVAGVNDGVKVEEETKKNGYSTSKGDVEDEDSIKIVETDGSLKLQPREKKKLIDFRDKLYLAPLTTVGNLPFRRLCKVLGADVTCGEMAMCTNLLQGQASEWALLRRHSSEDLFGVQICGSFPDTVSRTVELIDRECTVDFIDINMGCPIDMVVNRSAGSALLNKPLRMKNIVEVSSSIVETPITIKVRTAFFEGKNRIDSLIADIGNWGATAVTIHGRSRQQRYSKSADWDYIYQCSKNASTNLQVIGNGDVYSYLDWNKHKSDCPELSSCMIARGALIKPWIFTEIKEQRHWDITSGERLNILKDFVRFGLQHWGSDNKGVETTRHFLLEWLSYTFRYIPVGLLDVIPQQINWRPPSYFGRDDLETLMMSESAGDWVRISELLLGKVPEGFTFAPKHKSNAYDRAENG; from the exons ATGTCGGATGCAGTAGCGGAGCTCGCGGCGGGTTCAAGTATTGGAGGAGATGCAAAGCCTGATTCTTCTGAATCGACGACGAAACAGTTCTCTGTGTATGAAGCGACTTCGGAAGAGCTTATAGAACGATCAATGGCACCAATAAAGAAGGAGTTCCTATGTCCTCCACCAAGTCGTTCCCTGAAGCAAAACGACGTCGCCGAATTTAAGGCGCCTCAGTCTGGCTTGGTCCaggagaagaaatcaaaacgACAGCTCAAACGGGAACGCCGCGAG CAATCTACCATCAATCTCTGCCCGCAAGTTGCGAGAACAGAAGATGTTAATTCCTGTCAGTATAAAGATAATTGCCGGTTTAATCATGATATTGAAGCTTTCAAGGCTCAG AAACCAGATGATATAGAGGGGCAATGCCCATTTGTGGCATCTGAGATGAAGTGTGCATATGGTTTATCTTGTAGATTCTTAGGCACTCACAGAGATATTGCTGGTAATTCAGATGGGAAGGAAAAAACAGAGATGAACTTTTTTAACAAAGAGACACAGAGGCTTCTGTGGAAGAATAAGATGACTTTTATCAACGCAGATGCGAAGCTCAAGTCCCTTGGTCTATTG GGGCATGCCAAAAAAAGCAATGCTGCTGAAGAAACTAACGcagaaaaaactcaaaatggtGCGAACGTTACTCAAGCAACTGAAGTAGCGGTTAACTCAGTTGTCAGCTCTGAGCCTACATCAGAAATGATAGAAGATGTTGATATTCCTGGACCATTAGAAACTGAGGAAGTTCGTCCTATGAAAAAGGCAAAATCTGAGGACGAAGAGAAAGTTAAACCTGGAGATGTTGCTGGAGTTAATGATG GCGTGAAAGTggaagaggaaacaaaaaagaatgggTATTCTACTTCAAAAGGTGACGTAGAAGATGAGGATAGCATCAAAATTGTTGAAACTGATGGTAGTCTAAAGTTGCAGCCTCGCGAAAAGAAAAAGCTTATTGATTTTAGGGATAAGTTGTACCTTGCACCCCTAACAACTGTGGGCAATCTTCCCTTCCGAAGACTTTGCAAAGTGTTGGGAGCAGATGTGACTTGTGGTGAGATGGCTATGTGCACAAATCTTTTGCAG GGCCAAGCTTCGGAATGGGCTCTGCTTAGACGGCATTCATCGGAAGATCTGTTCGGTGTTCAGATTTGCGGTTCTTTTCCTGACACAGTGTCGCGCACAGTTGAACTTATAGACCGAGAATGCACTGTTGATTTCATAGACATCAACATGGGTTGTCCGATAGATATGGTTGTCAACAGAAGTGCCGGTTCAGCTCTTCTTAACAAACCATTAAGAATGAAGAACATCGTGGAAGTTTCTTCTTCCATTGTTGAAACACCTATCACTATCAAG GTACGTACGGCATTCTTTGAGGGTAAGAATCGGATAGATTCATTAATTGCAGATATCGGAAACTGGGGAGCCACTGCAGTGACTATTCATGGGCGATCAAGACAGCAACGTTATAGCAAGTCTGCGGATTGGGACTATATATACCAGTGTAGCAAAAACGCTTCCACTAACCTACAAGTTATAGGAAATGGAGATGTGTACTCTTATTTAGACTGGAACAAACACAAGTCTGACTGTCCTGAGTTGTCTAGCTGCATGATTGCTCGTGGAGCATTAATCAAG CCTTGGATATTTACTGAAATCAAAGAGCAACGTCACTGGGACATTACCTCAGGTGAAAGACTTAACATCTTGAAGGACTTTGTACGTTTTGGTCTTCAACATTGGGGATCCGACaataaag GAGTTGAGACAACTAGGCATTTCTTGCTGGAGTGGCTAAGCTACACGTTTAG GTACATACCTGTCGGTTTGCTTGATGTAATCCCGCAGCAAATCAACTGGCGCCCGCCTTCTTACTTTGGCCGTGATGATCTTGAGACACTCATGATGTCTGAATCTGCCGGTGACTGG GTGCGGATATCGGAATTGCTGCTTGGAAAAGTTCCCGAAGGCTTCACATTTGCCCCCAAGCACAAATCCAACGCTTATGATCGAGCTGAAAATGGCTAA